DNA from Krasilnikovia cinnamomea:
GACCACAGCGGTCGGCGGACGTGCGACGTCGACGGCTACCCGGGCAAGGGAGGGTGCGGCTGGATGGTGGAGATCGTGCATGCCGGGAACGTGATGACCCGCTACTGCCACATGGTCGAACACCCGGCCGTGCAGGTGGGTCAGCGGGTCCAGGCCGGTCAGCAGATCGGCCGGGTCGGCTCGAGCGGCAACTCCTCCGGGCCACACCTGCACTTCGAGGTGCATCTCAACAACGACCGCCGCAGCGTGGGCGCGGTCAACCCGGTGGCGTTCATGGAGCAGCAGGGCGCACCGCTGGGCGGCACCACATGACCGGCGGCGCCGTGCCCGACCCGTTCACCGGCAGCGCCGACTGGCTGCCCGATCCGCCCCGGCCCGTCGTGGCGACCCCGGCCGCGATGGGCGGTCAGCTGCGCGGGCGACGCGTCATCATCGGACTGCCCGGCCACGGCTGGCGGCAGGACCTGCGCGCGGACGAGACGGTGGTGCAGGGCAGCAGGACGTACGTGCCGGTCATGCCGGAGTCCGAGTGGTATCGCGCGGAGGCGGAGCTGACCGAGGTGTTCGCGCCGCTGGTCCCGGTCGAGCGCGTGTGGGTGGAGGAGCTCGGCATCACCGGCACCGGCCGCACCGGCGCGGGCGACGTCGTGTCCCGGCTTGTTTCGCTGGACGAACCGCCCCGGCGCAGCCCCGTGGCCGCCCTGGACGCCGACGCGCTGACCGGCCGACGCGTCGTGCAACTGCTGGAGGACGGCGGCGAGCGGCGCGACCTGCGCGCCGTCACCGAACTCCACACCAGCGACGACGGCGACATCTGCGCCCGGGTGGCGGCCGAGCTGGACTGGTACCGGTGGTCCTGGAGCGGCCGCGCGCCCCGCACACTCGAGGTCCCGGTCCACCTGCTCTGGGTGGAGTGACGCCGGTCAGACGACCTTGGCGGAATCGCAGACGCGCCAGCCGTCCTCATCGACGACGCCGAACGACCACGGTTCGGTGCGCCGACTCTGCACAGTGCCGTTGCGGGTGCCGGAGATGATGAGGTCGGTGGCCACGGAGCGCCGCGACTGCCCGGCCCCGGCCACGGTCAACGTGCTCCAGCTGACGGTGACCTTCACGTTGAAGTCCTGCTCCCGCTTGATGAGTTCCGTGCGGAGCGCCGACACCGCCGAGAAGTCTCCGGACTCGCACATGTACAGGGCGGCTTCCTTGTCGTCCCGGTTCACCAGGTAGGCGCGCAGGAACCCGTCCACCACCGCGTCGGGCGCGCTGCGCTTGATCTCGGTGGCGGAGTCGTACAGCGACACGAACACCCCGACCCCGCCGAGGCAGAGCAGCAACATGATCCCCGCACCCATCGCGAGCCAGAGCCGCAGGCGCCGGTTACGCGGCCGGGGCGGAACCCCACCCGCCACCACGGCACCGGGCGGCTGGGCGGGCGGCGGGTCGGGAAGTCGCGGCGGCTGCACGATGTCGAGCCTAGTGCGTACGTTCCGCCGCCGGTCGGGTGTGGAGCGTAAGCGCCGCGACCTGCGGCAGCGGCGCGGAACACCCCATCGGCTCCGCAACGGGACCCGCCGCCGCGTCTGGGATACGGTTTGAACGCACAGATGGAGGTGAGGGCGGTGGCGGATTCGGCGAGCCGGATTGGTCAGGCCGCTGCCCTGCATCGCCAGGCACAGGCGACCGTGGACGCGGCCGCCGCGGCGCTGCAGGGTCATCCGGCCACGGCCGCGGACCCGCGCGAGCAGCACCGGCTGGCCGAGGAGTTGCGGGCCGCCGCGCAGGAGTTGGCCCCGGGCTGGCTGAGCGCGCCGCTGGACGCGCAGGCCGCCACGACGCCGCTGGGCGGGCCGAACCCGCCCCGGTTCGTCCGGGTCGGGGTGGCGCAACCGCTGGACGACGTGCGCTTCCCGGCGATCGTCCCGCTGCTGGGTACGGGTCATCTCACCGTGGACGCGGACGCCCGTGACCCGCGGGTGGCGGGCCTGCTGCGCAGCGTCCTGCTCCGGCTGCTGGCGACCGCACCGGCGGGCTCGCTGCTGGTACGCGGGGTGGACGCCTCCGGCGGTGCCGTGTTCGCGCCGTTCTCGACGCTGGCCGACGCGGGGCTGCTGGCCCCGCCCGCGACGGACCGCAACGGCCTGCGCGACGTGCTCAGCGAGGCGGAGAAGTGGCTGCGCCCGGCGCGCGGCAGCGCGGTGCGGCGGGGACGCCGGGACCGGCTCATGCTGCTGGTCGTCGCGTGCCTGCCGGAGCTGACCGAGGGCGGCGAGCTGAACCGGATCGCCGCGCTGGCGCAGCAGGGCCCCGAGTCTGGGCTGCACCTGGTCGTCGCGGGCTGGCCGCCGCCGCCGTTGACCGCGGAGACCACTCAGGCGCCGCTGCCGCGCACGACGATGGTGTCGGTGCGCAACCCGTACGCCGTGGTGGGCGACCCGCCGGGTGGCACGTTCGGCTCGGTGCCGGAGGCGGTGTGGCTCAACGCGCCGGTGTTCCTGGACGAGGACCCGCCGCCGCATCTGATCGAGGCGGTCTGCCAGGAACTGGCCGCGCATTCGGCCGCCGCGTCCCAGGTGGTGCTCGCCGACCTGCTGCCCGAGCCGGGCGACGACCTGTGGACGGGTGACGCCGCCGAGGGGCTCGGCACGGTGGTGGGCCACGACGGTGACACCGCGCTGACGCTGCGCTTCAACGACCTGACGCCACACTGGATGGTGGGCGGACGCTCGGGCGCGGGAAAGACCGCGTTCCTCATCAACGTCCTGTACGGCCTCGGCGCCCGGTACGGCCCGGACGAACTGGCGCTGTACCTGCTGGACTTCAAGGAGGGGGTGTCGTTCGCCGAGTTCGTGCCGACCCGGCGGGACCGCACCTGGCTGCCGCACGCCCGGGCCGTGGGCGTCGAGTCCGACCGCGAGTACGGGCTGGCCGTGCTCCGCGACCTGGACGCGGAGATGACCCGCCGCTCGGTGGCGTACAAGCGGGCGGGGGTGACCCGCTTCGCGGATCTGCGGGCCGTGGCCGCGCAGGAGGGGCGGGGCCGCCCGCTGCCGCGCATCCTGTGTGTCGTCGACGAGTTCCAGGTGCTGCTGGCGGGCAACGACACGACGGCGGGCGAGGCGGTGTCCCTGCTGGAGTCGCTGGCCCGCAAGGGCCGCTCGTACGGAATCCATCTGGTGCTGGCCAGCCAGACGGTGCGCGGCGTCGAGGCCCTGTACGCGAAGCGGGATTCCATCTTCGGCCAGTTCCCGGTGCGGATCGCGCTGCCGGGCGGCGGCGACGTGCTGGAGGCCACGAACGACTCGGCCGCCGGGCTGCCGCTGGGCACCGCGGTGGTCAACACGGCCGGTGGCCTGGGCGGTCCGCGCGGCGCGACCCGGGGCCACGAGCGGGTGGTGCGGTTCCCGGACCCGCACGCGGACCAGAACGCCCTGAGCGACCTGCGGCACCGGCTGTGGGGGGCGCGCGACCCGGAGTCCGCGCCGCCGCGCATCTTCGCCGGGTACGCCCGCCAGCATCTGGCCGACGACCCGACGTACCGGGCGGCGCTGGCGGGGCGGGCGGGTCGCCCGGCGGCGCTGGTGGGGCGGGTCATCGACGTGCCGCTGTCCAGCGCCGCGTTCCCGCTGGACGCCTCCCCCGGCCGTCATCTGGCCGTGTTCGGCTCGAATCCGGCGGGGGCCGAGGTGCTGGACGCGGCGGCGCGCGGGGTGGCGGCGTTCCATCCGCCGCGCAGCACCCGGTTCGTCATCTCGTCGCTGGTCGCCGAGGGTGACGAGCTGGCCAAGGACCTGGCCGACGAGATCAGCCACCGGCAGGAGGTAGTGCTGGTCGACGCGGCCGGGCTCGCCGCCGAACTGGACGTGGAGCGGCCCGGTTACCGCGTGGTGTTCGGCATGGACGCGGCCGGTCCGGGCACCCTGCCCTCGCTGCGCCGCCTGCTGCGGGAGGGTCCGGCGCGCGGGGCGCACCTGCTGTCCTGGTGGCGCGGGTTGCGCCGGTTCTCCGAGGAGACCGGCGGCAGTGCGGGCCGCGAGGACGTCGCGGGCCTGGTCTTCCTGAACGTACCGCAACAGGACGTGACGCTGCTGGTGGGCAGGCCGGTGGACTGGCAGCCACGGGCGAACCGGGCGCTGCTGCACGACCGGCAGGCGGACCGCCTGGTGACCTTCGTGCCGTTCGCCCGGCCGGAAAGCGACGAGTCGTGAACAACGAGCAGCCGTTCGCCCGGCCGGAAAGCGACGAGTCGTGAACAACGAGCAGCCGTTCGCCCGGCCGGAAAGCGACGAGTCGTGAGCGACGAGCAGACCGTCGACGAGCAGGCCGCCGACGCGTGGACCGGCTACCTCGCCGCGGCGCAGCGCCTCGACGCGGTGCGCCGGGCCGCGAGCACCGCGGCGGGCGAGCAGGCGGCGACCGTCCAGGCCGCACAGCAGGAGCTTGCGGGGGTACGGGCGCGGCTGGCGCCGCAGCACGCCCGGCTGGTCCAGGATCTCGGCGTACCCGAGATCGATCTCGCGCCGCACGCCGCGGACCAGGCGCTGGCCGCGCAGGCGATCGCGGGTGGCCCGGGTGCGGCGCTGGCGGCGCTGCGGCAGGCCCGGGTGACGGCGGACGCGGCGGACGCGGCGCTGCTGGGTCCCGGCCCGGCCACGCCGTGGCGGCCGTGGGCGCGCAACCTGCTGGTGTACGGCCCGTTCGCGGCGGCCGTCCTCCTCGTGCAGATCGTGTTGTATCTGGTCGCCCCGTCGGGTTCACTGCCCACGTACGCGCTGTTGTGCGGGCTGAGCATGCCCCTGCTGGCGTTCGGGCTGGGCTGGCTGACGCTCGGTTTCGTGTACGGGGGCGAGGGCCACAAGGTCGACCGCACTCCGCTGGTCGGTGCGATCACCTGCCTGACGCCGGTGCTGCTGACCTGCATGGGCGTGGGCCTGTTGGCGTTCTTCCGATGAGGGGCTGTCGTGTCGAGTGTGGATGAGGTCAAGGCGAACGTGGCCGCGTCGGTGGACGGCACCCAGCGCGCGGTGTCCGGCATCCAGCAGGTCTCGGATCAGCTCGACGACGCGTTGACGCTGCTGCGGCTGACCGCGTTCGGCTCGGTGCACCCGTCGGTGGCGGCGGCGATCGCGCAGCTGGAGCAGGCGCGGACCCGGCTGGACGAGGCGGCGACGCTGGCCCGTGCGGCCATGGACAGCGCCGACGCCTACCGCATGATCGTCTGATGCCGAACCCTGGTTGACCTCGTCCTTAGCCTGGGGACGTGGAAACATCAACGCGGGTCGACGTCGACGGAGAAGTGTTCGAGATCGTGTCGTGGTCGGATCGCCCCGGCCATTACAACTACAACTGGATCTCCGGGAAGAACCCCGGCTATGGATTCGGCGGGGTCCGATCGGGCGGCGTGGAAGCGACCTTGGACGAACACATCATCAACATCCGGGAGTTCCTTGCCGGGGTCGATCCGGAGACCGGCTTCATGGAGTAGACCTGCCGGTGGCGCGGCGGCGGAGCCGCAGCCCCTGGGCGACGGCGACGCCGGCCAGCACGACCAGGGCACCGACCGGCTGGTTCCAGTGCAGGTGTTCGCGCAGGATCAGCACGCCGACGACGGTGGCGACCACCGGCATGAGGTAGGTCACCGACGTCGACGTGCTCGCGCCGGCCACCCGGATCACCTGCAGGTTCAGCATGAACGCGATGCCCGTCCCGAGGGCGCCCAGGGCCAGCACGCACAGCACCACCTCGCCGGACAACGCCGTCGGGTCCGGCGGCGGGCCGCCCAGCAACGGCGCGGCGACGGCGAGCATGGCCAGCGCGATCAGCAACTGGGCCGCGGCCATCGAGACGCCGCTGCCGGCGCGCCCCGCGATGAACTTCTTCTGGTACGGAATCGCGACCGAGTAGCACATGGCCGCGGCGAAGCACATGAGCTGTCCGGTGAGCTGTGCCCCGCCCACGCCCCGCCACACGGCGAGCACCACCAGCACCCCGGCGAAGCCGAGGCCGAGTCCGGCCACCCGGCGCGCGGTGAGCCGCTCGGTGCGGAACACCAGTACGGCCAGGGGCAGCGCGACCAGTGGCGTGGCCGCGTTCCAGATGCCCGCCAGCACCGACGACACCCGTTGCTCGCCGAAGCCGAACAGCGTGAACGGCAGCACCACACCGACCAGCGCCACCACCGACAGGTGCCCCCACAGCCGGGCGTCGCGGGGCAGCCTGTCCCGGGTCACCGCGAGCACCACCAGCAGGGTCAGCACGCCCGCGGCGACCCGGCCGAAGGTGAGCCAGAGCGGGTGCAGCTCGCGGACGCCGACCTTGATGAACAGGAAGCTGGTCCCCCAGATCACGGCGAGGACCAGATAGCCGGGCAGCCATCGGCGCAGCTCGGCGTGGGACGGTGTACGGGAGCCGTCGGGGAGAGCCTGGATGTCAGGACCGGTCTGCGTCGTCACCCCTGACACTCTGCCGAAGGCGTACGACAATTTCGCGCGGTTTTCGGACCTGACTGCCGACCGGATCCGGAGGTCAGCGGGGCGCGTTGATCAGCATCATCGCCTCGGTGCGGACCTTGGCGTCGCTCTGGAACGCGCCGCGCACCGCCGAGGTCGTGGTGCGGGCGCCGCCCTTGCGGATCCCGCGCATCTCCATGCACAGGTGTTCGCACTCCAGCACGACGATGACGCCGCGCGGGTCGAGCTTGGTCATCAGCAGGTCGGCGATCTGCGACGTGAGCCGCTCCTGCACCTGGGGGCGCCGGGCGAACACCTCGACGAGGCGGGCCAGCTTGGACAGGCCGGTGATCCGGCCGTGCTCGCCGGGGATGTAGCCGACGTGCGCCACGCCCTTGAACGGCAGCAGGTGGTGCTCGCAGAGGCTCATCACCTCGATGTCGCGGACCAGCACGAGTTCCTCGTGGTTGGCCTCGAACGTGGTGGTGAGCACCTGCGCCGGGTCCACCCGCAGGCCCGCGAAGAGTTCCGCGTACGCGCGGGCCACCCGCGTCGGGGTGTGCCGCAGCCCGTCCCGGTCCGGGTCCTCGCCGACGGCCAGCAGGATCTCGCGGACCGCCTTCTCGATGCGCGCCAGGTCGACGACCTGCTCCACCGGGGCACCGGTGAGCTTGCCGTCGACCAGGCGCGCGGCCAGATAGTCGAGCTCGTCGTCAGAGTCGACCGGCTCTGTCGAACTGCCGTCGGTGATCAGTGGGCGCCGTCCGTCGAGCTGTTGGCGCTGCCACCCGCGCTGCCACCCACGGCGGCCTGACCGTCGGCCTCGGCCTGCGCCTTGAGCTTCTCCCGCTCGGCCGGGGTCACCACCGGCGGAGCCTCGGAGGGCAGCCGCTTGCCGAAGCCGTTGAACGGGGCCATCGGCGGCCGCTTGGCGACCCGGGCGCAGATCCGGTCCATGTCCTCGCGGGAGATGGTCTCCTTCTCCATCAGCTCGAGCACCATGCTGTCGAGTACGTCGCGGTACTCCACGAGGATCTCCCACGCCTCGTCGTGGGCCAGCTCGATGAGCGCCCGCACCTCGGCGTCGATCTCGGCCGCGATGGCGTCGGAGTAGTCCCGCTCGTGGCCCATGGTGCGGCCCAGGAACGGCTCGTCGCCGCTCGTGCCGTACTTGACCGCGCCGAGCTTGCTGCTCATGCCGTACTGGGTGACCATGGCCCGGGCCAGGCTGGTGGCCTTCTCGATGTCGTTGCCCGCGCCCGTGGTGGGCTCGTGGAAGACCAGCTCCTCGGCGGCCCGGCCGCCCAGCGCGTACGCCAGGGTGTCGATCATCTCGGCGCGGGTCTGGGTGTACTTGTCCTCGGTCGGCAGCACCAGGGTGTGCCCGAGAGAGCGACCGCGCGGCAGGATCGTCACCTTGTGCACCGGCGCGGAGTGCGGCAGCGCGAACGCGACCAGCGCGTGCCCACCCTCGTGGTACGCGGTGATCTTCTTCTCGTTGTCGCTCATCGCCCGGGTGCGGCGCTCGGGGCCCGCGATGACCCGGTCGATGGCCTCTTCGAGGTAGTCGTTCGTGATGGCCCGCTTCTCGTTGCGCGCGGTGAGCAGCGCCGCCTCGTTGACGACGTTGGCCAGGTCGGCACCGGAGAAGCCGGGGGTACGCCGGGCCACGGCGTCGAGGTCGACGTCCGGGGTGAACGGCTTGCCCTTGGCGTGCACGCGCAGGATGGCGCGCCGCCCTTCCATGTCCGGGGTGTCCACCGGGATCTGCCGGTCGAAGCGGCCGGGGCGCAGCAGCGCCGGGTCGAGGATGTCGGGCCGGTTGGTGGCCGCGATCAGGATGACCCCGCCCTTGGTGTCGAAGCCGTCCATCTCGACGAGCAGCTGGTTGAGGGTCTGCTCGCGCTCGTCGTGGCCGCCGCCCATGCCAGCGCCGCGGTGCCGGCCGACCGCGTCGATCTCGTCGACGAAGACGATGGCCGGAGCGTTCGCCTTGGCCTGCTCGAACAGGTCGCGGACCCGGCTGGCGCCGACGCCGACGAACATCTCGACGAAGTCCGAGCCGGAGATCGAGTAGAACGGCACCCCGGCCTCACCCGCGACCGCGCGGGCCAGCAGGGTCTTGCCCGTACCGGGCTGGCCGAACAGCAGCACGCCCTTGGGGATCTTGGCGCCGAGGGCCTGGTACTTGGCCGGGTTCTGCAGGAAGTCCTTGATCTCGTGCAGCTCCTCGACCGCCTCGTCGGCGCCCGCCACGTCGGCGAACGTCGTCTTCGGCGTGTCCTTGGTGATCATCTTCGCCTTGGACTTGCCGAAGTTGAGCACCCGCGAGCCGCCGCCCTGCATCTGCGACATGAACAGCAGCAGCAGGATCACGAGGATCGCGATGGGCAGCAGGTTGACCAGCAGGGTGAGCAGGATGCTGTCGCCGGAGACCTTGGTGTCGACCCCGCCGCTGATCCGCCCGGCCGCCTTGGCCTCCTTGACGTCGTTCCAGACGTCGTTGGTGACCTCGTACGGGTACTGGGCCTCGATCTTGTTGGTCGACTTACCGTCGAAGTCCTGCGCCTGGGCCAGCTCCAGCTGGAGCGTCTGCTCCTTGTCTTTGATCAAGGCCTTCTTGATACCGGGCTGATTCAGCCGCTCGAGCGCGACCGAGGTATCGACGCGCTGGTAACTGGGGCCGCTGGTGAAGAATGAGCTCAGCGCAATCGCCCCGATGATCACCAGAATGATCCAGACCACCGGGCGGCGGAAGAAACGCGTACGTTCCATGCTGTTGTCGGGCGGCACCCGCCCGGACCCTCCTGTATCGGCGTCCTGATCACCTGGGATGTGCCTCCGGCGCGCGCGGAGCATTGCGCCATCGGTCACTCGACGGTACACCGTGGGTGCCGCGTCCGACCCCGTGAGCCCGGCGCCCGCAGGCCGGGCGGGCGGGTTTCGCGTACGCACCCCATGCCGGGCAACCGCCCTCAACCCGGACGAAACGGTGGGCGCGGGCCGGTTTCTGTGAGTCCGCTGGGAGCGCGTTCAGCTACGGGCGTAGACCTCGGGGCGCAGAATCCCCACGTACGGAAGCTCGCGGTAGCGCTCGGCGAAGTCCAGGCCGTACCCGACCACGAACTCGTTGGGGATGTCGAAGCCGACGTAGCGCACCGGCACGGGCACCTTGACCGCGTCGGGCTTGCGGAACAGCGCCACCACCTCGACGCTCGCGGGCGAACGGGACTGCAGGTACTTCATCAGCCAGGACAGCGTCAGTCCGGAGTCCACGATGTCCTCGACCACGATCACGTGCCGGCCGGCGATGTCG
Protein-coding regions in this window:
- a CDS encoding DMT family transporter; the protein is MQALPDGSRTPSHAELRRWLPGYLVLAVIWGTSFLFIKVGVRELHPLWLTFGRVAAGVLTLLVVLAVTRDRLPRDARLWGHLSVVALVGVVLPFTLFGFGEQRVSSVLAGIWNAATPLVALPLAVLVFRTERLTARRVAGLGLGFAGVLVVLAVWRGVGGAQLTGQLMCFAAAMCYSVAIPYQKKFIAGRAGSGVSMAAAQLLIALAMLAVAAPLLGGPPPDPTALSGEVVLCVLALGALGTGIAFMLNLQVIRVAGASTSTSVTYLMPVVATVVGVLILREHLHWNQPVGALVVLAGVAVAQGLRLRRRATGRSTP
- a CDS encoding FtsK/SpoIIIE domain-containing protein: MEVRAVADSASRIGQAAALHRQAQATVDAAAAALQGHPATAADPREQHRLAEELRAAAQELAPGWLSAPLDAQAATTPLGGPNPPRFVRVGVAQPLDDVRFPAIVPLLGTGHLTVDADARDPRVAGLLRSVLLRLLATAPAGSLLVRGVDASGGAVFAPFSTLADAGLLAPPATDRNGLRDVLSEAEKWLRPARGSAVRRGRRDRLMLLVVACLPELTEGGELNRIAALAQQGPESGLHLVVAGWPPPPLTAETTQAPLPRTTMVSVRNPYAVVGDPPGGTFGSVPEAVWLNAPVFLDEDPPPHLIEAVCQELAAHSAAASQVVLADLLPEPGDDLWTGDAAEGLGTVVGHDGDTALTLRFNDLTPHWMVGGRSGAGKTAFLINVLYGLGARYGPDELALYLLDFKEGVSFAEFVPTRRDRTWLPHARAVGVESDREYGLAVLRDLDAEMTRRSVAYKRAGVTRFADLRAVAAQEGRGRPLPRILCVVDEFQVLLAGNDTTAGEAVSLLESLARKGRSYGIHLVLASQTVRGVEALYAKRDSIFGQFPVRIALPGGGDVLEATNDSAAGLPLGTAVVNTAGGLGGPRGATRGHERVVRFPDPHADQNALSDLRHRLWGARDPESAPPRIFAGYARQHLADDPTYRAALAGRAGRPAALVGRVIDVPLSSAAFPLDASPGRHLAVFGSNPAGAEVLDAAARGVAAFHPPRSTRFVISSLVAEGDELAKDLADEISHRQEVVLVDAAGLAAELDVERPGYRVVFGMDAAGPGTLPSLRRLLREGPARGAHLLSWWRGLRRFSEETGGSAGREDVAGLVFLNVPQQDVTLLVGRPVDWQPRANRALLHDRQADRLVTFVPFARPESDES
- the ftsH gene encoding ATP-dependent zinc metalloprotease FtsH — protein: MERTRFFRRPVVWIILVIIGAIALSSFFTSGPSYQRVDTSVALERLNQPGIKKALIKDKEQTLQLELAQAQDFDGKSTNKIEAQYPYEVTNDVWNDVKEAKAAGRISGGVDTKVSGDSILLTLLVNLLPIAILVILLLLFMSQMQGGGSRVLNFGKSKAKMITKDTPKTTFADVAGADEAVEELHEIKDFLQNPAKYQALGAKIPKGVLLFGQPGTGKTLLARAVAGEAGVPFYSISGSDFVEMFVGVGASRVRDLFEQAKANAPAIVFVDEIDAVGRHRGAGMGGGHDEREQTLNQLLVEMDGFDTKGGVILIAATNRPDILDPALLRPGRFDRQIPVDTPDMEGRRAILRVHAKGKPFTPDVDLDAVARRTPGFSGADLANVVNEAALLTARNEKRAITNDYLEEAIDRVIAGPERRTRAMSDNEKKITAYHEGGHALVAFALPHSAPVHKVTILPRGRSLGHTLVLPTEDKYTQTRAEMIDTLAYALGGRAAEELVFHEPTTGAGNDIEKATSLARAMVTQYGMSSKLGAVKYGTSGDEPFLGRTMGHERDYSDAIAAEIDAEVRALIELAHDEAWEILVEYRDVLDSMVLELMEKETISREDMDRICARVAKRPPMAPFNGFGKRLPSEAPPVVTPAEREKLKAQAEADGQAAVGGSAGGSANSSTDGAH
- the folE gene encoding GTP cyclohydrolase I FolE, whose amino-acid sequence is MITDGSSTEPVDSDDELDYLAARLVDGKLTGAPVEQVVDLARIEKAVREILLAVGEDPDRDGLRHTPTRVARAYAELFAGLRVDPAQVLTTTFEANHEELVLVRDIEVMSLCEHHLLPFKGVAHVGYIPGEHGRITGLSKLARLVEVFARRPQVQERLTSQIADLLMTKLDPRGVIVVLECEHLCMEMRGIRKGGARTTTSAVRGAFQSDAKVRTEAMMLINAPR